The following proteins are co-located in the Candida dubliniensis CD36 chromosome 3, complete sequence genome:
- a CDS encoding anaphase spindle elongation protein, putative (Similar to S. cerevisiae ASE1;~In S. cerevisiae: mitotic spindle midzone localized microtubule-associated protein (MAP) family member; required for spindle elongation and stabilization; undergoes cell cycle-regulated degradation by anaphase promoting complex; potential Cdc28p substrate), translated as MIPDILPRSSPIHHIQSAPVYSKLSNSLHSTPTKQATTSPPSDRAETMNHQIEEDIDDCTTEVDSEELNQNSNSKKNHEQFESIAHNINETISELNTIYQEIGYSLLETNNKKSEIFNTIQDTINNFANNLNREKSNIENECEWLRQQIRIILSMINDPRGDKSLELICKGLVFNNQQQYEDGYREQILNKITAMSEEFKSGKLSMEQQYDYMMKNIPKLSLIEQRNRLNKIFLQVLKSFVTTFKKLNQVNLDYVEVCDIIGDENIPKSSVLLTLPSKPDAEYHRYVIDEFERIIQALNFSDKNQIPTDHRKEKFTAFVLASPVKKHQETSEASNDGFVKLRDINYQLVRIIRGLRFTKITNELISTIKSEIEQCQAEIETRKSTVIGIIEKCIQFINVLQLNDDQVLQLQKEHNPHVEALLDMETLNLILQEPQQLGLNDSHIEFLISFQNMLQQTIDTKQAQWDQYSVTCKSLWEKLGESEEYITNFLSKNSSLTDLSLLNFKMELNRLYIKRSEYIESFISDARSEIEKMWDKMYYSQDMRMDFEFFNYSSDNEDIDKEKILSKHEEELENLKQEYSQKKNLFQMYEELQQLLKDQQFLIESSKDSSRLLSKNSCKILLNEEKIRKRINKTLPKLIDSLKKETSQYNNNAIQSGKRTLFINGEDFFEKILFIESEQYKISGGRNKSSSRTGSRVPSQSKTISSTRQPSRGSNPHKSPMKVLSRPASRSIINKNPSPVSRTTSKWSKEKTFNNPTTIKLGNAINSRLEAHHRHQHLQPHHQNTSLLSEESPMRASRDNSVLGKPPPAIQPLISPLKPLNIHNVGNITTIGTPPSTMKPESNNISYGKENCSPFDLSPVKIRPGFFDHDGSRRASGVSNDTSTVIGEDYLSWRDEKIKQLREI; from the coding sequence CATTAATGAAACCATTTCCGAGTTAAACACTATATATCAAGAAATTGGATATTCACTACTAGAAACGAATAATAAAAAGTCggaaattttcaatactaTCCAGGAcacaatcaataattttgcCAATAATTTGAATCGAGAAAAGTCGAATATTGAGAACGAATGTGAGTGGTTAAGACAACAGATTCGAATAATACTATCAATGATAAATGATCCGCGGGGAGACAAATCATTGGAACTAATATGTAAAGGGTTGGTTTTCAATAATCAGCAACAATATGAAGATGGATATCGAGAGCAAATTCTTAATAAAATAACTGCTATGAGTGAGGAGTTTAAACTGGGGAAATTGTCAATGGAACAGCAATATGACTACATGATGAAGAATATCCCCAAATTGTCTTTGATTGAACAACGTAATCGATTAAATAAGATATTTCTACAAGTATTGAAAAGTTTTGTAACGacattcaaaaaattgaatcaagtGAATCTTGACTATGTTGAAGTGTGTGATATCATTGGAGATGAGAATATTCCTAAATCATCAGTATTATTGACATTGCCTTCCAAACCTGATGCTGAATATCATAGATATGTGATCGACGAATTTGAGCGGATCATTCAAGCACTAAATTTTTCAGATAAGAATCAAATACCAACCGATCatagaaaagaaaagtttaCTGCCTTTGTATTGGCCAGTCCAGTTAAGAAGCATCAAGAAACTAGTGAAGCTAGTAATGATGGATTTGTCAAGTTACGAGATATCAATTATCAGTTGGTTAGAATAATTAGGGGGCTTAGATTTACCAAAATCACCAACGAACTCATTTCAACTATCAAGTCAGAAATAGAACAATGTCAAGCAGAAATAGAAACCCGAAAGTCTACTGTCATTGGGATCATTGAGAAATgtattcaatttataaatgTTTTACAATTGAACGATGATCAAGTTTTACAACTACAAAAAGAGCACAACCCACATGTCGAGGCATTGTTGGATATGGAAACCTTGAACTTGATTCTACAAGAGCCTCAACAATTAGGTTTAAATGACTCGCATATTGAATTTCTAATTAGTTTCCAAAACATGTTACAACAAACAATCGATACTAAGCAAGCACAATGGGATCAATATTCAGTTACATGTAAATCGTTATGGGAAAAATTAGGTGAAAGTGAAGAATATAtcaccaattttttatcCAAAAATAGCTCATTGACTGATCTTTCGCTACTAAATTTTAAAATGGAACTTAATCGATTATATATCAAACGGTCAGAATATATTGAGAGTTTCATATCAGATGCTCGAagtgaaattgaaaaaatgtGGGACAAGATGTATTATTCTCAAGATATGAGGAtggattttgaatttttcaattattcaagtgataatgaagatattgataaggaaaaaattttgagtaaacatgaagaagaattggagaatttaaaacaagaatattctcaaaagaaaaacctTTTCCAAATGTATGAAGAActtcaacaattattaaaagatCAGCAATTCCTTATTGAATCATCCAAGGATTCCTCGAGATTATTAAGCaaaaattcttgtaaaattcttcttaacgaagaaaaaattaggaaaagaattaataaGACTTTGCCCAAACTTATAGACAGTTTGAAAAAGGAAACAAGCcagtataataataatgctATACAACTGGGCAAACGTACATTATTTATCAACGGGGAGGATTTTTTTGagaaaatattattcattgAATCAGaacaatataaaatatCAGGTGGACGAAATAAATCCTCATCACGGACTGGTTCTAGAGTACCCTCTCAATCGaaaacaatatcatcaacGAGGCAGCCATCAAGGGGTTCAAATCCGCATAAATCACCAATGAAAGTATTGTCGAGACCTGCAAGTAGATCGATCATCAATAAGAATCCTTCTCCCGTATCTAGAACAACTCTGAAATGGAGCAAGGAAAAGACATTCAATAACCCAACCACAATAAAATTGGGTAATGCTATCAACAGTAGATTAGAAGCccatcatcgtcatcaacATCTACAACCACATCACCAAAACACTTCTTTGTTGAGTGAAGAGAGTCCTATGCGTGCTTCACGTGACAATTCAGTGTTGGGtaaaccaccaccagcaaTTCAGCCACTAATATCCCCATTAAAACCATTGAATATACATAATGTCGGAAACATAACTACAATTGGAACTCCTCCTTCGACAATGAAGCCTGAATCCAATAATATATCTTACGGGAAAGAAAACTGTTCAccatttgatttatctCCAGTTAAAATCAGACCTGGATTTTTCGACCACGATGGGTCGAGAAGGGCTAGTGGGGTTTCAAATGATACATCAACGGTTATTGGAGAAGATTACCTCAGCTGGAGAGACgagaaaataaaacaactCAGAGAAATATAA
- the SIS2 gene encoding halotolerance protein, putative (In S. cerevisiae: Sis2p is a negative regulatory subunit of the protein phosphatase 1 Ppz1p; involved in ion homeostasis and cell cycle progression), giving the protein MPSDTPKEPKLQIQSKKDEEPPRSILTKGPSSPPPTLNQDSNIVHPQPKHFPNTASSQVQPQTQSTSTPSNQSATIKLSPQLSTSSETRETVMAGGAYLKEKQESSDTTKPIVTTTNTVSPTTTNPLIDKNKNDSLSNIDYTLNPPKENQHHKAPSVHAHFYVEETLRPVRNRSRSGSASNNATSLSPTASPQHGENPVFHKDAIKSQESIRATSVSSVGSTQSTPHSIVASAPSSGVTGTTTVAPPPLPAAATGINTGAGEQNANTDPRLPQDDGKFHVLLGVCGALSVAKVKLIVNKLFEIYTPEKISIQVILTKASENFILPETLSILENIKKVRIWTDIDEWTTWKIRSDPVLHIELRRWADILVVCPMTANTLSKITLGICDNLLTNVIRAWNTAFPILLAPAMDSHSYSSSTTKRQLRLIADDMPWIEVLKPSEKVFGSFGDIGMGGMMDWNEIVNKIVMKLGGYPEVPDEEDEDESKDNIDDSAIVDDDDDDDDDDDDDDDDDDDDDDDDDDEEEEEEEEDATDDVTVKENVKTS; this is encoded by the coding sequence ATGCCTTCAGATACTCCTAAAGAACCTAAATTACAAATACAGTCTAAAAAGGATGAAGAACCACCTCGATCCATCTTAACTAAAGGACCCTCATCTCCACCACCAACGCTCAATCAGGATTCAAACATTGTACACCCACAACCAAAACATTTTCCAAACACCGCTTCTTCACAGGTTCAGCCGCAGACACAATCAACTTCAACACCCTCCAATCAGTCAGCAACTATAAAATTATCGCCACAATTATCAACTTCACTGGAAACTCGTGAAACTGTAATGGCAGGCGGTGCATACTTAAAGGAGAAACAAGAATCTTCTGATACAACCAAACCGATTGTTACCACAACTAATACTGTCAGCCCTACAACCACAAATCCATTAATagacaaaaacaaaaatgatTCGTTGTCTAATATTGACTATACCTTGAACCCACCCAAAGAAAATCAGCATCATAAGGCACCATCCGTTCATGCCCATTTCTATGTTGAAGAAACATTACGACCAGTCAGAAACCGTTCAAGAAGTGGGTCTGCTTCAAATAATGCAACGAGTTTATCCCCAACAGCTAGTCCTCAACACGGCGAGAACCCAGTGTTTCATAAAGATGCAATTAAGAGTCAAGAAAGCATAAGAGCTACATCTGTTTCTTCTGTGGGAAGTACCCAAAGTACTCCACACTCGATCGTTGCTAGCGCCCCTTCAAGTGGTGTTACAGGGACAACAACAGtagcaccaccaccactaccagCTGCAGCTACGGGCATTAATACTGGTGCAGGTGAACAGAATGCTAACACTGACCCACGTTTACCTCAAGATGATGGCAAATTCCATGTCTTGTTAGGGGTTTGTGGTGCATTATCAGTGGCGAAAGTGAAATTAATAGTCAACAAGTTGTTTGAAATTTACACTCCAGAAAAAATATCTATACAAGTTATTTTAACTAAAGCTAGTGAGAATTTCATTTTACCAGAAACGTTAAGTATATTGGAGAATATTAAAAAAGTGAGAATTTGGactgatattgatgaatggACAACTTGGAAGATAAGACTGGACCCAGTATTACACATTGAGTTAAGACGTTGGGCAGATATTTTGGTTGTTTGTCCAATGACTGCTAATACCTTGTCAAAGATTACCTTAGGTATATGTGATAATTTATTGACTAATGTCATTCGAGCATGGAATACTGCTTTCCCTATATTATTGGCTCCGGCTATGGATAGTCATTCCTATAGTTCAAGCACAACAAAAAGGCAATTGAGATTGATTGCTGATGATATGCCTTGGATCGAAGTGTTGAAGCCACTGGAAAAAGTGTTTGGTAGCTTTGGCGATATTGGTATGGGTGGAATGATGGATTGGAATGAAATTGTTAACAAAATAGTAATGAAATTAGGTGGATATCCCGAAGTACCAGAcgaagaagatgaagatgaatcAAAGGATAACATTGATGACTCAGCAATAGTTgatgacgacgacgacgatgacgacgacgacgacgacgacgatgatgatgatgatgatgatgatgatgacgatgatgatgaagaagaagaagaagaagaagaagatgctACTGATGATGTTACTGTTAAAGAGAACGTCAAGACTAGCTGa
- a CDS encoding long-chain-fatty-acyl-CoA synthetase, putative (Similar to S. cerevisiae FAA2), whose protein sequence is MSFNLFSATDFTKEVAISHLPFTRDITVSVPLKPDANSDTNYSRVFRNKATASRLIQNIHPDLDTHPKLFNNAADMFGDRPCLGKRPYDYKNKTSAPRFDYFTYSEVKTKKNNIGAGFIRSLLQNPFLDSHLESHRKVVNHLRDWPTYGIQKSGRDNQDFEIEKSTSFILTIFAVNRLEWVLTDLACSSYSITNTALYDTLGPDVSQYILGLTESPIVVTTNDKIPVLLDLKRNYPKQTSSLISIVSMDPIDLVSQEWFDQAAKFNVTIQDLNQIEALGLNNPIHELPPNKDALFTISFTSGTTGSKPKGVMISQAGAAAYITSLTCIKPHAAAVGEKAFIFLPLTHLYERQTSAFAWSTGYYLGFPQLTLGQENINPFSNMLEDLRIFKPTYMSIVPRLLTRLEALIKSKIKELSPAEQDKVNQIIEYKIKEQGKRDGAKGLNAALDQYAPYKFLRELVGYDNIKWVQTASAPIAPSTLVYLKASLNMGIRQQYGLTESGAAITSTDDYEAQAGTCGPILPTGQLKLRSVRDMGYSIDNLEGEVMLQGPQMFKGYYYNKEETDNSINEDGWFHSGDIARIDPKTGRVSIIDRVKNFFKMQQGEYVSPERIENRYLSSNPQITQLYVHGNSLQTYLVGIVGVEYEKGLKFLNEEFGFNKIDISEHELLQDLNKIEIKSKFLEKMNHNVRGKLNGFEILHNIHIEINPLTVEREVVTPTFKLRRPVASKFFADVFHRLYEIEQSLLHQAKLRIAKL, encoded by the coding sequence atgTCCTTCAACTTGTTTTCTGCTACTGATTTCACCAAAGAAGTCGCTATATCTCATTTGCCATTCACTCGTGATATCACTGTGAGCGTACCATTAAAACCAGATGCCAACTCCGATACCAATTATTCTCGAGTTTTCAGAAACAAAGCCACCGCCAGTCGTTTAATCCAAAACATTCATCCTGATTTAGATACTCACCCCAagttatttaataatgCTGCAGACATGTTTGGTGATCGTCCATGTCTTGGTAAAAGACCTTATgattacaaaaataaaactctGGCTCCAAGGTTTGATTATTTCACTTATTCCGAAGTGAAAACTaagaaaaacaatattGGTGCTGGGTTCATTCGCTCATTATTGCAAAACCCATTTCTTGATTCTCATTTGGAATCTCATAGAAAAGTTGTTAATCATTTACGTGATTGGCCAACTTATGGCATCCAAAAATCTGGAAGAGATAAtcaagattttgaaattgaaaaaagcaCTTCATTTATCTTGACCATATTTGCTGTTAACCGTTTAGAATGGGTATTGACTGATTTGGCATGCAGTTCATATTCTATCACCAATACAGCATTATATGATACTTTGGGTCCTGATGTCTCGCAATATATTTTGGGATTAACTGAATCACCCATTGTCGTCACaactaatgataaaatCCCTGTGTTGTTGgatttaaaaagaaattaccCCAAGCAAACAAgttcattaatttcaattgtttcaatggatccaattgatttggTATCACAAGAATGGTTTGATCAAGCTGCAAAATTTAATGTTACCATTCAAGActtgaatcaaattgaagCATTAGGTTTAAACAATCCAATCCATGAATTGCCACCAAACAAAGATGCATTGTTTACAATTTCATTCACTTCAGGGACCACTGGCAGTAAACCAAAGGGAGTCATGATATCCCAGGCTGGTGCTGCTGCTTACATCACGTCATTGACTTGTATTAAACCTcatgctgctgctgttggCGAAAAAGCATTCATTTTTTTGCCTTTGACTCATTTGTATGAACGTCAAACTAGTGCCTTTGCTTGGTCTACAGGATATTACTTGGGATTCCCACAATTGACTCTTGGACAAGAAAACATCAATCCATTTTCCAATATGCTTGAGGATTTGAGAATTTTTAAACCAACTTATATGTCAATTGTTCCTCGATTATTAACAAGATTAGAAGCTTTGATTAAGAGTAAGATTAAGGAATTATCACCAGCAGAACAAGACAAAGTCAACCAAATCATTGAAtacaaaattaaagaacAAGGTAAACGTGATGGTGCCAAAGGATTAAATGCTGCTCTTGATCAATACGCCCCTTATAAGTTTTTACGGGAACTAGTTGGGTATGATAATATCAAATGGGTTCAGACTGCTTCTGCCCCGATTGCTCCATCTACATTGGTATATTTGAAAGCAAGTTTAAATATGGGTATAAGACAACAGTATGGTTTGACAGAAAGTGGTGCTGCCATTACTAGTACTGATGACTACGAGGCACAAGCAGGTACTTGTGGACCTATTTTGCCAACAGGACAATTGAAGTTACGAAGTGTTAGAGATATGGGATACagtattgataatttagaaGGTGAGGTGATGCTTCAAGGGCCGCAAATGTTTAAaggttattattataacaAAGAAGAGACCGACAATTCCATTAATGAAGACGGTTGGTTCCATTCTGGTGATATTGCTCGAATTGACCCTAAAACTGGGAGAGttagtattattgatagagttaagaattttttcaaaatgcAGCAGGGGGAATATGTCTCTCCAGAAAGGATTGAAAACAGATATTTGTCGTCCAATCCCCAAATCACCCAATTATACGTTCATGGAAACTCCTTACAAACTTATTTGGTAGGGattgttggtgttgaaTATGAGAAGGGATTAAAGTTTCttaatgaagaatttggGTTTAATAAGATTGATATTTCTGAACATGAATTATTACAAGACTTgaacaaaattgaaattaaaagcaaatttttggaaaaaatgAATCACAATGTTCGTGGGAAATTGAATGGATTCGAAATATTACACAACATTCATATCGAAATTAATCCTTTAACTGTGGAAAGAGAAGTAGTAACCCCAACATTTAAATTAAGACGTCCAGTTgcttcaaaattttttgctGATGTCTTCCATAGGTTATATGAAATTGAGCAAAGTTTATTGCATCAAGCAAAATTGAGAATTgcaaaattataa